A genomic stretch from Carassius auratus strain Wakin chromosome 35, ASM336829v1, whole genome shotgun sequence includes:
- the LOC113053891 gene encoding integrin alpha-2-like: protein MAQTNGRVMKEGALSYDDPQDTGVLTEGHCRLKMNILPVLLAVLCFSIMQDNTQGFNVGISGAKIFSVSAEQFGYSVKQFNNSQGKWLLVGSPWKGYPQNRKGEIYKCEINHPGVSCESLDLQNSVSVPNISNSNNINMSLGLTLIPTTKDSGFMTCGPLWAQHCGSQYFYPGVCADVSPQFKLQSAFPPAIKTCGSLTDIAIVLDGSNSIRAWEQILAFLKKMLENFDIGPQSTQVTVLQYAVDTSFEFYLNSHQTKESMIKAASNIQQKLGIKTNTFTAIDFARENAFLAKNGGRPGANKVMVVVTDGESHDLVLRNTVIPACESQNISRFAVAVLGHYIKSDLYTSEFVAEIKSIASNSTEKYFFNVSEEAELIEIVGALGDRIFNIEGIGDNFKMEMSQVGFSAHQTRNKDLILLGAVGAYNWIGTVVHHTAQKSNVLPKTAFEKVLDDRNHSSLLGYSVTSVIDGSSEFYVAGAPRAAHRGQVIVYSINSQNQPVIVDSQRGDQIGSYFGSVLCPVDVDADGVTDLLLVGAPMYMSEEKFETGRVYLFTINKGVLSNQGFLEGSLKNARFGTAITVIRDLNQDGFSDVVVGAPLEGNGQGAIYIYYGDRKTIRKQSSQKIVGTNLDPALKFFGRSLDSSSDMNKDFIPDVAVGAFEKVVQLWSRGVAVVLAKVFFTPDKISILSKPCHYSGRQVSCFKAKVCFRATFKPASPLGPVDIKYNLTLDADLQSSRVSPRGHFNNLDRVVQKDISVSVQDLCEEHDVYVQETPDLVNSIALRVDIVVSHPDANPVLDVFSTTAWEFFMPFSKDCGQDDVCFSDLVLTVQSEERLSKTQLVVSQNKRSLSFTVTVMNRKENAYNARVSSRYSSNLFYASVTPQTEGAEVKCTLMKESDTLICQVSYPVLRTDQSVTFVVNFEFNLNQLKKNANVVFEALSDSTEETPADNKISVSIPVQYNSEIILSRESKLDAYLLEKDNNYTTTVRNFKDIGPDFNFNLKVSTGTVPVSLVYLNVSLPNSTRAGNPLLYITSIKTSPAENIHCAGSHLIDQFNITEKPYPARFTEECFRGTDELNCKTATCRSVQCVLKDLEEKNDYYVDVTTNIWSGTFAMADFLYTVISVTAEIETSQPELLFIEKKDLQVKVQVSKPGAKGDVPVGAIIGSVIGGLLVLALVIAFLWKLGFFERIYQPMKNVAEVEEENQELQENSETL, encoded by the exons ATGGCGCAAACTAATGGGAGGGTCATGAAGGAGGGAGCACTGTCTTACGATGACCCACAGGACACTGGTGTCCTAACTGAAG GACACTGTCGacttaaaatgaatattctgccGGTACTCCTCGCTGTTCTGT GTTTCAGCATAATGCAGGATAACACTCAGGGTTTTAATGTTGGGATTTCGGGAGCAAAGATCTTCTCAGTATCAGCAGAGCAGTTTGGTTACTCTGTTAAACAGTTCAACAACAGTCAAGGAAAATG GCTCCTCGTGGGTTCACCTTGGAAAGGATACCCTCAGAATCGGAAGGGAGAAATCTATAAGTGTGAGATTAACCACCCTGGAGTCAGCTGTGAGTCACTTGACCTACAGA ATTCTGTCAGTGTGCCAAACATCTCCAACAGCAACAACATCAACATGAGTCTAGGTCTAACTCTGATTCCAACAACCAAAGACAGCGGCTTTATG ACGTGTGGTCCTCTGTGGGCTCAGCATTGCGGAAGTCAGTACTTTTACCCAGGAGTCTGTGCTGACGTGAGTCCACAGTTTAAGCTCCAATCAGCCTTCCCTCCTGCCATTAAAA CTTGTGGCAGTCTAACGGACATCGCAATAGTTTTGGATGGATCCAACAGTATACGCGCATGGGAACAAATCCTCGCTTTCCTTAAGAAAATGCTGGAAAATTTTGATATTGGACCTCAAAGCACTCAG GTGACTGTGCTGCAGTATGCTGTTGACACCTCGTTCGAGTTCTACCTGAATTCCCATCAGACGAAAGAGTCCATGATTAAAGCAGCTTCAAATATTCAGCAGAAACTTGGAATAAAAACTAATACTTTCACAGCCATTGATTTTGCCAG AGAGAATGCATTCCTAGCCAAAAATGGAGGCCGTCCTGGGGCCAATAAAGTGATGGTGGTGGTAACTGATGGAGAGTCACATGATTTAGTTCTGAGGAACACAGTTATCCCAGCCTGTGAGAGCCAAAATATCTCTCGCTTTGCTGTTGCG GTGCTTGGACATTACATAAAGAGTGATCTTTACACAAGCGAATTCGTCGCAGAGATTAAGTCAATAGCCAGCAATTCAACCGAGAAATACTTTTTCAATGTGTCTgaggaggcggaacttatagagATCGTCGGGGCTCTTGGAGATCGTATCTTCAACATTGAAG GTATTGGGGATAATTTCAAAATGGAAATGTCCCAAGTGGGGTTCAGCGCACACCAGACCAGAAATAAG GATCTGATCTTACTGGGAGCAGTTGGAGCATATAATTGGATTGGCACTGTTGTGCACCACACTGCCcagaaatcaaatgttttgcccaAAACTGCTTTTGAGAAAGTCTTGGATGATAGAAACCACAGCTCATTACTTG GATACTCTGTCACGTCTGTAATCGACGGCTCGTCTGAGTTTTATGTGGCCGGTGCTCCTCGTGCCGCTCATAGAGGACAGGTCATAGTTTACAGTATCAACAGCCAGAATCAGCCGGTCATCGTAGATTCACAGAGAGGAGATCAG ATCGGCTCTTATTTTGGCAGCGTTCTCTGTCCTGTTGATGTGGACGCTGATGGTGTGACTGATCTGCTGCTGGTCGGAGCTCCGATGTACATGAGCGAGGAGAAATTTGAAACCGGAAGAGTCTACCTCTTCACCATTAACAAG ggtGTCTTGAGTAACCAGGGTTTCTTGGAGGGTTCTCTGAAAAATGCTCGGTTTGGGACAGCCATCACTGTCATCCGCGATCTAAACCAGGATGGCTTCAGTGATGTGGTGGTTGGTGCTCCGCTGGAAGGCAATGGCCAAGGTGCCATTTACATCTACTATGGAGACAGAAAAACCATCAGAAAGCAGAGCTCACAG AAAATTGTTGGAACGAACCTGGACCCAGCGTTGAAGTTCTTCGGCCGCTCTCTGGACAGCAGCAGCGATATGAACAAAGACTTTATCCCAGATGTGGCAGTGGGGGCTTTTGAGAAAGTGGTCCAACTCTG GAGTAGAGGAGTTGCAGTCGTCCTGGCCAAAGTTTTCTTCACCCCTGACAAGATCAGTATCCTGAGTAAACCATGTCACTATAGCGGGAGGCAAGTGTCCTGCTTCAAAGCTAAAGTGTGTTTCAGAGCAACATTTAAACCAGCAAGTCCACTGGGGCCAGTGG atatcAAGTACAACTTGACCCTGGATGCCGACCTACAGTCATCTCGGGTCAGCCCTAGAGGTCATTTCAACAACTTGGATCGAGTCGTCCAGAAAGACATCAGCGTATCTGTGCAGGACTTATGTGAAGAGCATGACGTGTATGTGCAGGAGACCCCTGACCTTGTCAACTCGATTGCTTTGCGTGTGGACATAGTTGTCAGCCATCCAGACGCCAACCCCGTTCTGGATGTCTTCAGTACTACTGCATGGGAGTTTTTT ATGCCGTTCTCAAAGGACTGTGGTCAAGATGACGTTTGCTTCAGTGACTTGGTTCTGACTGTGCAGAGTGAAGAGAGACTCAG caAAACTCAACTGGTGGTCAGCCAGAACAAGAGAAGTCTCTCCTTCACTGTGACTGTGATGAACAGGAAGGAAAATGCGTACAATGCTCGAGTGTCTAGCCGCTACTCCAGTAACCTGTTCTATGCTTCTGTTACACCACAG ACTGAAGGAGCAGAGGTGAAGTGCACTCTAATGAAAGAATCAGACACACTTATCTGCCAAGTTAGTTATCCAGTGCTGAGGACGGACCAATCG GTTACATTTGTGGTCAACTTTGAATTTAACTTGaatcagcttaaaaaaaatgcCAATGTTGTCTTCGAAGCTTTAAG TGACAGCACAGAGGAAACTCCAGCTGATAATAAGATCTCCGTCTCCATTCCTGTCCAATACAACTCTGAGATTATCCTCAGCAG AGAATCAAAACTAGATGCTTATTTACTTGAAAAAGATAACAATTACACAACCACAGTGAGGAATTTCAAGGACATCGGCCCagattttaactttaatttaaag GTTTCTACAGGAACTGTCCCAGTCAGCCTGGTTTACCTCAATGTCTCGCTGCCCAACAGCACTAGAGCAGGAAATCCTCTCCTCTACATAACCAGCATTAAAACATCACCT GCTGAAAACATCCATTGTGCAGGCAGTCATCTGATCGACCAGTTTAATATAACTGAAAAACCTTATCCAGCCCGATTCACAGAGGAGTGTTTCAGGGGAACAGATGAACTG AACTGCAAAACAGCCACATGTCGCTCAGTTCAGTGTGTCCTGAAGGACCTGGAGGAGAAGAATGATTATTATGTGGATGTAACGACAAACATATGGAGTGGTACATTTGCGATG gCTGATTTTCTGTACACTGTCATCTCTGTGACAGCTGAGATAGAGACATCTCAACCAGAGCTGCTGTTCATCGAAAAGAAAGATCTGCAG GTTAAAGTCCAAGTGAGCAAACCTGGAGCTAAAGGGGACGTTCCAGTGGGCGCCATCATAGGGAGCGTTATCGGCGGTCTGTTGGTATTGGCTCTTGTCATCGCATTTCTTTGGAAG CTTGGATTCTTCGAGAGGATTTATCAACCGATGAAGAACGTGGCTGAGGTTGAAGAAGAAAACCAGGAACTGCAGGAAAACAGCGAGACACTTTAA